A region from the Lysobacter antibioticus genome encodes:
- a CDS encoding VOC family protein — translation MKVTSYYPVIMTHDVAGTASFYEAHFGFVALFNSDWYVHLQSAQDPSINLAVLDGRHHTIPESGRGRVGGLLLNFEVEDVDAVHAQVQGAGLPILLSLRDEAFGQRHFITSDPNGVLIDIIKPIPPSGEFVEQYDAGALPTA, via the coding sequence ATGAAAGTCACCAGCTACTACCCCGTGATCATGACCCACGACGTCGCCGGCACCGCATCTTTCTACGAGGCCCATTTCGGCTTCGTGGCTTTGTTCAACAGCGACTGGTACGTGCATCTGCAGTCGGCGCAGGATCCCTCGATCAATCTGGCCGTGCTCGACGGGCGCCACCACACCATCCCCGAGTCCGGACGCGGCCGCGTCGGCGGCCTGCTGTTGAACTTCGAGGTCGAGGACGTCGACGCGGTTCACGCGCAGGTGCAGGGTGCCGGATTGCCGATCCTGCTGAGCCTGCGCGACGAGGCCTTCGGCCAGCGCCATTTCATCACCAGCGATCCGAACGGTGTGCTGATCGACATCATCAAGCCGATTCCGCCGAGCGGCGAGTTCGTCGAACAGTACGATGCAGGCGCATTGCCGACGGCGTGA
- a CDS encoding DUF4034 domain-containing protein, translated as MKSVGPAAKALAALACAFSMSANAQPPFQASPLQVPEQWADYWARAKKADGIVDEEARCKAYPDLPGNHWSDGAAQGRCSLLRKPAWSLPQIDAMLSSSGGSADLERRFAALLKAHYDDQSQREQIFRSLEAFDKSSSAGVVAQRWLKLAPESAFAHAALANHYKNAGWAERGTASVSNTPSGQLEKMGQLFAQAIPLYLKALEIEPRLSVACYELAGIGRQSSGELRQMATERCLSVDPDSYYVVYERIRSAQPNWGGSMEEMTNAVAYAAARTKNNPILGAVLGEAAGYPLTRLDPDSLPKEALTEVSRMAPSGTLMNYASNAYAQSGDYWSAFAYASQATRFWPRNARFRAERGWWLMQLGYYDWAAKDLGVALEEAPGNDYHLNAMAEAVYRSQGLRAARPYYKEAMKGDMRQTASLRYCESFVMEDPVPAEAKQCSAQLVAEFPSLGEGLALRARALYRAKDPGALEAIDSFLAQSYLIGDPEKRGVIDEATRWKEELSKSAKPGG; from the coding sequence GTGAAGTCAGTCGGTCCCGCCGCCAAGGCCTTGGCGGCTCTGGCATGTGCTTTCAGCATGTCCGCGAATGCCCAGCCGCCTTTTCAAGCTTCGCCGCTGCAAGTGCCGGAGCAATGGGCCGACTATTGGGCACGGGCAAAAAAGGCCGATGGGATCGTCGATGAAGAAGCGCGATGCAAGGCTTATCCGGATTTGCCCGGAAACCACTGGAGCGATGGTGCGGCGCAAGGGCGTTGCAGCTTGCTGCGCAAGCCGGCCTGGTCCTTGCCCCAGATCGACGCGATGTTGTCGAGCTCCGGCGGTTCTGCGGACTTGGAGCGGCGTTTCGCCGCCTTGCTGAAGGCGCACTACGACGATCAATCGCAGCGCGAACAGATATTTCGTTCGCTCGAGGCTTTCGACAAGAGCTCTTCGGCCGGGGTAGTGGCGCAGCGCTGGTTAAAGCTGGCGCCGGAAAGCGCATTTGCGCATGCGGCCTTGGCGAACCACTACAAAAATGCGGGCTGGGCCGAGCGTGGAACCGCTTCGGTATCCAACACGCCTTCGGGGCAGCTCGAGAAAATGGGGCAGTTGTTCGCCCAGGCGATTCCGCTGTACCTGAAGGCGCTCGAGATCGAGCCCCGTCTTAGCGTTGCCTGCTACGAACTCGCTGGCATAGGACGCCAATCGTCGGGCGAACTGCGGCAGATGGCGACGGAGCGCTGTCTCAGCGTCGATCCGGATTCGTATTACGTCGTATACGAACGCATCCGTTCCGCGCAGCCCAACTGGGGCGGCTCGATGGAGGAAATGACCAACGCCGTGGCCTATGCAGCTGCGCGGACCAAGAACAACCCCATCCTGGGAGCCGTTCTGGGCGAGGCGGCGGGATATCCCCTCACTCGACTCGATCCGGACAGTCTGCCGAAAGAAGCATTGACCGAGGTCTCGCGCATGGCGCCGAGCGGGACCTTGATGAACTATGCGAGCAATGCTTACGCGCAGTCCGGCGATTACTGGTCCGCGTTCGCCTATGCCTCGCAGGCAACGCGATTCTGGCCCCGTAATGCGCGGTTTCGCGCCGAACGCGGTTGGTGGCTGATGCAACTGGGCTACTACGATTGGGCCGCTAAGGACCTCGGGGTGGCACTGGAGGAGGCGCCCGGCAACGACTACCACCTGAATGCGATGGCGGAAGCGGTATATCGCTCGCAAGGCCTACGCGCTGCGCGGCCTTACTACAAGGAAGCGATGAAGGGCGACATGCGGCAGACCGCTTCGTTGCGTTATTGCGAAAGTTTCGTCATGGAAGATCCGGTGCCCGCCGAAGCCAAACAATGCAGCGCGCAACTGGTGGCGGAGTTCCCGAGTTTGGGCGAGGGATTGGCCTTGCGCGCGCGAGCCCTGTATCGGGCGAAGGATCCTGGCGCGCTCGAGGCCATCGATAGCTTCCTGGCGCAGTCCTATCTGATCGGCGACCCGGAGAAGCGCGGGGTCATCGATGAGGCCACTCGTTGGAAGGAAGAGCTCTCGAAATCGGCCAAGCCAGGTGGCTGA
- a CDS encoding alpha/beta fold hydrolase, whose protein sequence is MRSDWQKRATSWIVVAALGLTAVTNAAAQQTAKPGSRAEATRLIADLRRIVTPEGVERAEKVKIGGIEQWVTIRGVDKRNPVLLMLHGGPGFVEMPFSWYFQRGWEDYFTVVQWDQRGAGKTYLLNDPAKLEPTMTRERMVEDTEEMVAWLRREFGKDKIFVLGHSWGSVLGLEFAQRRPQWLHAYIGMGQVTNSPESERRGLQFALDRAQRDGNAEALRELASIEGYAQPGKPPKIEDLYLQRKWLGHYGGAMRSLQGYDTVSAAVALAPEYSDAEIARIWEGNEFSEKRLLIEALQRDYSSVKRLDCPVILFNGRDDYNVSSALAAEWFGRLQAPSKQLVWFERSAHVMFTEEPGKTLVSLVRYARPIAERAGDVAPE, encoded by the coding sequence ATGCGTAGCGATTGGCAGAAGCGAGCGACGAGCTGGATCGTCGTGGCCGCCCTGGGCCTGACCGCAGTCACGAATGCCGCGGCGCAGCAGACGGCCAAGCCGGGTAGCCGGGCAGAGGCGACCCGGCTGATCGCCGATCTGCGCCGGATCGTCACCCCGGAAGGCGTGGAACGGGCCGAGAAGGTGAAGATCGGCGGGATCGAGCAGTGGGTGACGATCCGGGGCGTCGACAAGCGCAACCCGGTGCTGTTGATGCTGCACGGCGGGCCGGGCTTCGTGGAAATGCCGTTCAGCTGGTACTTCCAGCGCGGTTGGGAGGACTACTTCACCGTCGTGCAGTGGGACCAGCGCGGCGCCGGCAAGACCTATCTGCTCAACGATCCGGCCAAGCTCGAGCCGACGATGACGCGCGAGCGCATGGTCGAGGACACCGAGGAGATGGTGGCCTGGCTGCGCCGCGAATTCGGCAAGGACAAGATCTTCGTGCTCGGTCATTCCTGGGGCAGCGTGCTCGGTCTGGAATTCGCCCAGCGCCGCCCGCAGTGGCTGCACGCCTACATCGGCATGGGCCAGGTCACCAATTCGCCGGAAAGCGAACGCCGCGGCCTGCAGTTCGCGCTCGACCGCGCCCAACGCGACGGCAACGCCGAAGCGCTGCGCGAACTTGCCTCGATCGAAGGCTATGCGCAGCCGGGCAAGCCGCCCAAGATCGAGGACCTGTACCTGCAACGCAAGTGGCTGGGCCATTACGGTGGCGCCATGCGCAGTCTGCAGGGCTACGACACGGTCTCGGCCGCGGTCGCGTTGGCGCCGGAATACAGCGATGCCGAGATCGCGCGCATCTGGGAGGGCAACGAGTTCTCGGAAAAGCGCTTGCTGATCGAGGCGCTGCAGCGCGACTACAGCTCGGTCAAGCGCCTGGACTGCCCGGTGATCCTGTTCAACGGCCGCGACGACTACAACGTCTCGTCGGCACTCGCGGCCGAATGGTTCGGACGCCTGCAGGCGCCGTCCAAGCAATTGGTCTGGTTCGAGCGGTCCGCGCACGTCATGTTCACCGAGGAGCCCGGCAAGACCCTGGTCTCGCTGGTGCGCTATGCCCGTCCGATCGCCGAGCGCGCCGGAGATGTTGCGCCGGAATGA
- a CDS encoding TetR/AcrR family transcriptional regulator: MQQANPSRSPRSNRERTEATRHALLEAARALFVSKGYGDTSTPEVSVAAGTTRGALYHHFVDKRDLFRQVLQREAEAVRSDIVAAAPAGLGAYEALIAGSEAYLQAMAVPGRTRLLLLDGPAVLGLAEIAAIDESNAAETLHAGLAAAVGGDDVSIDALSKLLSAAFDRAALEIDAGGDPEAVKAAMLWLLQRALGKGDGKTARKRK, from the coding sequence ATGCAACAAGCCAACCCGTCCCGATCGCCCCGCTCCAACCGCGAACGCACCGAAGCCACCCGCCACGCCTTGCTCGAGGCCGCGCGGGCCCTGTTCGTCAGCAAGGGCTACGGCGACACCTCCACGCCCGAGGTATCGGTCGCGGCCGGCACCACGCGCGGGGCGCTCTATCACCACTTCGTCGATAAGCGCGACCTGTTCCGGCAGGTGCTGCAACGCGAGGCCGAGGCCGTCCGCAGCGATATCGTCGCCGCGGCACCGGCCGGCTTGGGCGCGTATGAGGCGTTGATCGCCGGCAGCGAGGCCTATCTGCAGGCCATGGCCGTGCCCGGCCGCACCCGTTTGCTGTTGCTGGATGGCCCTGCCGTGCTCGGCCTGGCCGAGATCGCGGCGATCGACGAGTCCAATGCGGCCGAGACCTTGCATGCGGGTCTAGCCGCCGCAGTCGGCGGCGACGACGTGTCCATCGACGCCCTGTCCAAGCTGCTCTCGGCCGCCTTCGATCGGGCCGCACTGGAAATCGATGCCGGCGGCGACCCCGAAGCCGTCAAGGCCGCGATGCTGTGGTTGTTGCAACGGGCGCTCGGCAAGGGCGACGGCAAGACGGCGCGCAAACGTAAATAG
- a CDS encoding S41 family peptidase yields MRTAQRLIHCLFAPLLLLCVPGTVHAAAATPRDSVADVARSIQDHYYDVDRAAKIGEDLRKAATAGEFDRYTDPRDLATALTERIKSHDGHFRVNWLAPEQRAADPRGPAQAVGAGPRLAPAGAGAGPGAGPRVRVRGRPGSNVAQPVDYARRRNYGVHRVEVLPGNLGYLDLKEFADFRFGEPRAPARVALESALQLLASTDALIIDLRDNGGGSPVSVGYLVSAFTPKGADIYSSFHWRDGDSLGSTSEAPQDWYPTPRLDVPLYLLTSARTASAAEALVYTLKNVGRAVVIGETSAGAANPGAEIDAGNGFSVFVATGSPTSPITHRNWEGSGIAPDVAVPQREALRTAQALALDSLLKKGLSGGDAIDARWALDAVRAESASAPALAHAEYTGQYDRMRIEEDAGRLFLRNGKRPQQPLAALQRDLFYLVDDPSVRVRFERDGGGRVASLETLRPDGSSNRYRR; encoded by the coding sequence ATGCGCACCGCCCAGCGTCTGATCCATTGTCTGTTCGCCCCGCTGTTGTTGCTTTGCGTGCCCGGCACCGTCCATGCCGCCGCAGCGACGCCGCGCGACAGCGTCGCCGACGTCGCCCGCAGCATCCAGGATCATTACTACGACGTCGATCGCGCGGCGAAGATCGGCGAAGACCTGCGCAAGGCCGCGACCGCAGGCGAATTCGACCGCTACACCGACCCGCGCGACCTCGCCACCGCCTTGACCGAGCGCATCAAGTCCCATGACGGCCATTTCCGAGTCAATTGGCTCGCGCCCGAACAACGCGCTGCCGATCCACGCGGGCCGGCGCAAGCTGTCGGCGCCGGGCCGCGACTCGCCCCTGCTGGTGCCGGTGCCGGCCCGGGTGCGGGACCGCGCGTGCGCGTACGCGGGCGACCCGGCTCGAACGTGGCCCAGCCCGTCGATTACGCGCGTCGCCGCAACTACGGTGTGCACCGGGTCGAGGTCCTGCCCGGCAATCTGGGCTATCTGGATCTGAAAGAGTTCGCCGATTTCCGTTTCGGCGAGCCGCGCGCACCGGCACGCGTCGCGCTCGAATCGGCATTGCAGTTGCTCGCCTCCACCGATGCGCTGATCATCGACCTGCGCGACAACGGCGGCGGCTCGCCGGTCTCGGTCGGCTATCTGGTCAGTGCGTTCACTCCGAAAGGCGCCGACATCTACAGCAGCTTCCACTGGCGCGACGGCGACAGCCTCGGCAGCACCTCCGAGGCGCCTCAGGATTGGTACCCGACACCGCGCCTGGACGTGCCGCTGTATCTGCTGACCAGCGCGCGCACCGCCTCGGCCGCCGAGGCCCTGGTCTATACGCTCAAGAACGTCGGTCGCGCGGTGGTGATCGGCGAGACCAGCGCCGGCGCCGCCAATCCCGGCGCCGAGATCGACGCCGGCAACGGCTTCAGCGTTTTCGTCGCGACCGGCTCGCCGACCAGCCCGATCACCCATCGCAACTGGGAAGGCAGCGGCATCGCCCCCGACGTCGCCGTGCCGCAGCGCGAGGCCTTGCGCACGGCGCAGGCGCTCGCCCTCGACAGCCTGCTGAAGAAAGGCCTGAGCGGCGGCGATGCCATCGATGCGCGTTGGGCGCTCGACGCGGTACGCGCCGAGTCCGCCTCGGCGCCGGCGCTGGCCCACGCCGAGTACACCGGCCAATACGATCGCATGCGCATCGAAGAGGACGCCGGCCGTCTGTTTCTGCGCAACGGCAAACGCCCGCAGCAGCCGCTGGCGGCGCTGCAACGCGACCTGTTCTACCTCGTCGACGACCCGAGCGTGCGGGTACGTTTCGAGCGCGACGGCGGCGGCCGCGTCGCCTCGCTGGAAACCCTGCGTCCGGACGGCAGCTCCAACCGGTACAGGCGCTGA
- a CDS encoding HAD family hydrolase — translation MDLALFDFDGTITFDETFPGFVRATVDRRTLVLGQVLLAPYVVGYKLGIVSGLTVRKRIVAFGYRGRPEHEVRAAGARHAREVVARQIRPEALERIQWHRQRGDRVVVVTASLDLFVAAWCEDQGLEFICSYLESRDGVLTGRYRDRDCCGPEKPRRVRERIDLDDYATVYAYGDTVEDLDLLDLAHRKYYRWQEVA, via the coding sequence ATGGATCTGGCGCTTTTCGATTTCGACGGCACCATCACCTTCGACGAAACCTTTCCGGGCTTCGTGCGCGCGACGGTCGATCGGCGGACCTTGGTGCTCGGCCAGGTGCTGTTGGCGCCGTATGTGGTCGGCTACAAGCTCGGCATCGTGTCCGGGCTGACGGTGCGCAAGCGCATCGTGGCGTTCGGTTATCGCGGACGCCCTGAGCACGAGGTGCGCGCAGCCGGCGCGCGCCATGCGCGCGAGGTGGTCGCACGGCAGATCCGGCCGGAAGCGCTGGAGCGCATCCAATGGCATCGCCAGCGCGGCGATCGTGTGGTCGTGGTAACGGCTTCGCTGGACCTGTTCGTCGCCGCCTGGTGCGAGGACCAGGGGCTGGAGTTCATCTGTTCGTATCTGGAGTCGCGCGACGGCGTGCTGACCGGACGCTATCGCGACCGCGACTGCTGTGGGCCGGAAAAGCCGCGGCGTGTGCGCGAGCGGATCGATCTGGACGACTATGCGACGGTGTATGCGTATGGCGACACCGTCGAAGACCTGGATCTGCTCGACCTGGCGCACCGCAAGTATTACCGCTGGCAGGAAGTGGCCTGA
- a CDS encoding LysR family transcriptional regulator: MAHPRINLGSLKVFEAAARALSLTRAAEELNVTQAAVSQQVRQLEAQLGVELFRRLPRGLALTDEGLGLLPVLQEAFDRIDDALDRVGDGLAREVVHVGVVGTFASGWLLPRLADFARRHPAVDVRISTHNNRVDPAGEGLDYAIRYGRGNWPGMESRFLMPAPLTPLCTPSLAAQLRGAAELSRFPLLRSYFVDDWRLWFEAAQVVPNGPVNGPIFDSSVTMVQCALQGLGIALAPPAMFEREIAEGRLLQPFEPMLDAGGYWLTRLALKPASAGATAFAAWLEGECGGPAGDSA; encoded by the coding sequence ATGGCCCATCCCCGGATCAATCTCGGTTCGCTGAAAGTGTTCGAGGCCGCCGCGCGTGCGCTCAGCCTCACCCGCGCCGCCGAAGAACTCAACGTCACCCAGGCCGCGGTCAGCCAGCAGGTCCGGCAGCTCGAAGCCCAGTTGGGCGTGGAACTGTTCCGGCGCTTGCCGCGCGGGCTCGCCCTTACCGATGAGGGGCTGGGCCTGTTGCCGGTGCTGCAGGAAGCCTTCGACCGCATCGACGATGCGCTCGACCGGGTCGGCGATGGCCTGGCGCGCGAAGTCGTGCACGTCGGTGTGGTCGGCACTTTCGCCAGCGGTTGGCTGTTGCCGCGGCTGGCCGATTTCGCGCGCCGTCATCCCGCGGTCGACGTCCGCATCAGCACCCACAACAATCGCGTCGACCCGGCCGGCGAAGGACTGGATTACGCGATCCGCTACGGTCGCGGCAATTGGCCGGGCATGGAAAGCCGCTTCCTGATGCCGGCGCCATTGACGCCCCTGTGCACGCCGAGCCTTGCCGCGCAACTACGCGGTGCGGCCGAACTGTCGCGTTTCCCGCTGCTGCGCTCTTACTTCGTCGACGATTGGCGCTTGTGGTTCGAAGCGGCGCAGGTCGTGCCGAACGGGCCGGTCAACGGGCCGATCTTCGATTCGTCGGTGACGATGGTGCAATGCGCGTTGCAGGGGCTCGGCATCGCCCTGGCGCCGCCGGCGATGTTCGAGCGCGAGATCGCCGAAGGCCGCTTGCTGCAACCCTTTGAGCCGATGCTCGACGCCGGCGGCTATTGGCTGACCCGGCTCGCCCTGAAGCCGGCGAGCGCGGGTGCGACGGCGTTCGCGGCGTGGCTGGAGGGCGAGTGCGGCGGCCCGGCCGGCGATAGCGCCTAA
- a CDS encoding PAAR domain-containing protein — MVRHWIMVGDTTSSGGTVLTGSTPERAGGFSWARVGDEVHCHEHGLTIVLTGDPTHRVEGSPAARHGDFCLCGCILISLRQVRSIVESERGYGLMPYGPMTD, encoded by the coding sequence ATGGTTCGGCATTGGATAATGGTCGGCGATACGACCAGCAGCGGCGGCACGGTGCTGACCGGTTCGACGCCGGAGCGCGCCGGTGGCTTCAGTTGGGCGCGCGTTGGCGACGAGGTGCATTGCCACGAACACGGGCTGACGATCGTCCTGACCGGCGACCCGACCCATCGGGTCGAGGGCAGCCCGGCGGCGCGCCACGGCGATTTCTGCCTGTGCGGCTGCATCCTGATTTCCCTGCGCCAGGTGCGTTCCATCGTCGAATCGGAACGCGGTTATGGCTTGATGCCGTACGGGCCGATGACCGATTGA
- a CDS encoding cyclic-phosphate processing receiver domain-containing protein: MRVYLDDERNTPEGWVRVFWPDEAIALLETGEVARISLDHDLGDDERGTGYDVIVWIEAAVVTRGFQPPAINVHSANPPARLRMEAGIRAIERACTN, encoded by the coding sequence ATGCGTGTGTATCTGGACGACGAACGCAATACCCCCGAGGGCTGGGTGCGCGTGTTCTGGCCCGACGAGGCCATCGCCCTGCTCGAAACCGGCGAAGTCGCGCGGATCAGTCTCGATCATGACCTCGGCGACGACGAGCGCGGCACCGGCTACGACGTGATCGTATGGATAGAAGCAGCCGTGGTTACGCGCGGGTTCCAGCCGCCGGCGATCAACGTGCACTCGGCGAATCCCCCCGCACGCCTGCGCATGGAGGCCGGCATACGGGCGATCGAGCGTGCCTGCACGAACTGA
- a CDS encoding DUF1684 domain-containing protein encodes MRSLLCSILLLSLPTLAIADPRKDWDDFRAAMAQHAGGPTGMYAIQDVAVVDAGKTVHLAPARAPADIRWAVQPGDKGQVSMSYENGRALIRGPGLAEVDLLKAKEQQQTLPDGLIVRGTVYENSIKAWLYNPKLPAQRFKSLSFFPYDPKGVVTATFKRKNVPVGVSHLDSRNHTGLMYWIGEIELPLHGKTYNLRAFNKEKDWTKINHVLLFLTDKTSKKTSYGGGRVLETHFPAGEAPKTMTLNLNTLYSFLCAHSDYYNCPINLTSFVDTELKYGEMYPPQTK; translated from the coding sequence ATGCGCTCCTTGCTCTGCTCGATCCTGTTGCTCAGCCTGCCCACCCTCGCGATCGCCGATCCCCGCAAGGACTGGGACGATTTCCGCGCGGCGATGGCCCAACACGCCGGCGGCCCCACCGGCATGTATGCGATCCAGGACGTCGCCGTCGTCGATGCCGGCAAGACCGTGCATCTCGCACCGGCGCGCGCGCCCGCCGACATCCGCTGGGCCGTACAGCCCGGCGACAAGGGCCAGGTCAGCATGTCCTACGAGAACGGCCGCGCCCTGATCCGTGGCCCGGGGCTGGCCGAGGTCGATCTGCTGAAAGCCAAGGAACAACAACAGACGCTGCCGGACGGGCTGATCGTGCGCGGCACCGTCTACGAAAACTCGATCAAGGCCTGGCTGTACAACCCGAAGCTGCCGGCCCAGCGCTTCAAGAGCCTGAGCTTCTTTCCCTACGACCCCAAGGGCGTGGTCACCGCGACCTTCAAGCGCAAGAACGTGCCGGTCGGCGTGAGCCACCTGGACTCGCGCAACCACACCGGCCTGATGTACTGGATCGGCGAGATCGAGCTCCCGCTGCACGGCAAGACCTACAACCTGCGCGCCTTCAACAAGGAAAAGGACTGGACGAAGATCAACCACGTCCTGCTGTTCCTGACCGACAAGACCTCGAAGAAGACCAGCTACGGCGGCGGCCGCGTGCTCGAAACGCACTTCCCCGCCGGCGAAGCGCCCAAGACGATGACGCTCAACTTGAACACCCTCTACAGCTTCCTTTGCGCGCATTCGGATTACTACAACTGCCCGATCAACCTCACCAGCTTCGTCGACACCGAGCTGAAGTACGGCGAGATGTATCCGCCGCAGACGAAGTGA
- a CDS encoding PhoPQ-activated pathogenicity-related family protein, with amino-acid sequence MRQRLLGWGLAAMALASSATAVATASTAAPDTAGHRIDYSQVWPDYRQRQARVPLRYESLGSTPLEGVEKRSYRLASQRWPESGGAIPPEWTHRVDIYIPDVARPKSALLVINNGSNRASGNDPVRPPSDFDETLALEVARATHTIVVSVSDVPNQYLTLPGETVAKKEDVLVAATWRRFLDDPAANTTLPLHLPMAESAVKAMDLAERELRGWRVRSFVVTGASKRAWTAWLTAIGDLRVEAIVSYVIDMRIQALIEHINRSYGGGWPIALQPYHQEGITTRYRQPEFDDLMKIEDPYAYLRTRHRQRLRIPKYLVNASGDDFFPPDAQRLYLDDLPGATSLRAAPNSDHGGVRRHIRETLIPALQRWGRNQSLPSVRARLSQRGSQLRLSARASERPVSAKLWVADNPNGRDFRYACGIRYRESPLILTRNSVEAALTLPATGWSAAFVEFAFADGFIATTPVHVYPEKTFPQQPPPNGGGACLVVPQ; translated from the coding sequence ATGAGGCAGCGGCTGCTGGGCTGGGGATTGGCGGCGATGGCGCTCGCGTCGAGCGCGACCGCCGTGGCCACGGCCTCGACGGCGGCGCCGGACACGGCCGGCCATCGCATCGATTACAGCCAGGTCTGGCCCGATTATCGCCAGCGCCAGGCGCGCGTGCCGCTGCGTTACGAAAGCCTCGGCAGCACGCCGCTGGAGGGCGTGGAGAAGCGCAGTTATCGCTTGGCTTCGCAGCGTTGGCCCGAGAGCGGCGGCGCGATCCCGCCGGAATGGACGCATCGGGTCGATATCTACATTCCCGACGTCGCACGGCCGAAGTCGGCCTTGCTGGTGATCAACAACGGCAGCAACCGCGCCAGCGGCAACGACCCGGTGCGGCCGCCGAGCGATTTCGACGAGACCCTGGCGCTCGAAGTCGCCCGCGCCACCCACACCATCGTGGTCTCGGTGTCGGACGTGCCGAACCAATACCTGACCCTGCCCGGAGAAACGGTCGCGAAGAAAGAGGACGTGCTGGTCGCGGCGACCTGGCGCCGTTTCCTCGACGACCCGGCAGCGAACACGACTCTGCCGCTGCACCTGCCGATGGCCGAGAGCGCGGTCAAGGCGATGGACCTGGCCGAGCGCGAACTGCGTGGCTGGCGGGTGCGTTCCTTCGTCGTCACCGGCGCTTCCAAGCGCGCCTGGACCGCGTGGCTGACCGCGATCGGCGATCTGCGCGTAGAGGCGATCGTCTCCTACGTCATCGACATGCGCATCCAGGCCTTGATCGAACACATCAACCGCAGCTACGGCGGCGGTTGGCCGATCGCCTTGCAGCCCTACCACCAGGAAGGCATCACCACGCGCTACCGGCAGCCCGAGTTCGACGACCTGATGAAGATCGAAGACCCTTACGCCTATCTGCGCACGCGTCACCGCCAGCGTCTGCGCATTCCGAAGTACCTGGTCAACGCCAGCGGCGACGATTTCTTCCCGCCCGATGCGCAACGCCTTTACCTGGACGATCTTCCCGGTGCGACCAGCCTGCGCGCGGCACCGAACTCCGATCACGGCGGGGTGCGCCGGCACATCCGCGAGACCCTGATCCCGGCCTTGCAACGCTGGGGGCGCAACCAATCCCTGCCGAGCGTGCGTGCACGCTTGAGCCAACGCGGGAGCCAGCTACGACTGAGCGCCCGCGCCTCGGAGCGGCCGGTCAGCGCCAAACTGTGGGTCGCCGATAATCCGAACGGACGCGATTTCCGCTACGCCTGCGGTATCCGTTATCGCGAATCGCCGCTGATCTTGACGCGCAACAGCGTCGAGGCGGCGTTGACGTTGCCAGCAACGGGCTGGTCGGCGGCCTTCGTCGAGTTCGCCTTCGCCGACGGCTTCATCGCCACCACCCCGGTGCACGTGTATCCGGAAAAGACCTTTCCGCAGCAACCGCCGCCGAACGGCGGCGGCGCCTGCCTGGTCGTGCCTCAATAG